One part of the Natronorubrum sediminis genome encodes these proteins:
- a CDS encoding phospholipase D-like domain-containing protein, translating into MTLATPAQFVQSVRAHEIDPVAFCTHLLHTAASGEGTVDPSQTADEFGIHREAANHLHDLASEFGLVDFTSQATNRVRVNRNATIEFIQFLNIFDEYMTPSEAELLANNEVHDVELSIAVPSGFDGKSAELMARLIRLVRNAERELLLVTPFFTRFGVDVFVDHLASATDRGVDITLLTRDVTDNRENADHVERIRETVRSNGDTSNFHVYQYDSPHGRLHAKTLIADTEIAYVGSANLTNYSLKEAIEIGLIVRGPVVDELTDFFEIVRCSANTQKYSEGPTQP; encoded by the coding sequence ATGACGCTTGCAACACCGGCCCAATTCGTACAGTCTGTTCGAGCACATGAGATCGATCCAGTAGCCTTCTGTACGCACCTCCTCCATACTGCTGCGTCCGGTGAAGGGACTGTTGACCCTTCGCAGACGGCGGATGAATTCGGCATCCACCGAGAGGCTGCAAATCATCTTCATGATCTCGCATCTGAGTTTGGCCTTGTTGATTTCACATCTCAGGCGACTAACCGGGTCAGGGTAAATCGAAATGCAACGATCGAATTCATCCAATTCCTTAACATATTTGATGAGTACATGACGCCATCCGAAGCCGAGTTACTCGCAAATAATGAGGTGCACGATGTTGAATTAAGCATCGCTGTACCGAGTGGGTTCGATGGGAAATCAGCAGAGCTAATGGCGCGTCTCATTCGATTGGTCCGGAATGCCGAACGGGAGTTACTACTTGTCACTCCCTTCTTCACCCGGTTTGGTGTGGATGTCTTCGTTGATCACCTCGCATCCGCGACTGACCGTGGTGTTGACATCACGCTCTTAACCAGAGACGTAACAGATAACCGTGAAAACGCAGACCACGTGGAACGGATTCGTGAAACAGTCCGCAGCAATGGAGACACATCTAATTTCCACGTCTATCAGTACGATTCACCCCACGGTCGTCTGCACGCCAAGACATTGATAGCAGACACCGAGATCGCATATGTGGGAAGTGCGAATCTTACGAATTATAGTCTCAAGGAGGCAATCGAGATTGGATTGATCGTCCGTGGGCCAGTTGTTGACGAGCTAACCGACTTCTTTGAGATAGTTCGCTGTTCTGCGAACACTCAAAAGTATTCGGAGGGGCCAACTCAGCCCTGA
- a CDS encoding DUF305 domain-containing protein, whose product MDIMFVRMMIPHHEGAIQMAELIPERTDREELLDLRTEIIEEQEAEIDLMCELLDDADVAGCDEVGSMMPHEMGEMMHSDGMGDGMNDGDDEMHDDMDDGMHDDDEMGDGMGPDEMEEMMPREHMMTHDDGRELRRAENEEFDCLFAEHMIRHHEGAVAMSEHVMDEGESERIAGLAEDIIDGQQAEINLMEEWQNEWGC is encoded by the coding sequence GTGGACATCATGTTCGTACGGATGATGATTCCGCATCATGAGGGTGCGATCCAAATGGCCGAACTCATCCCCGAGAGAACCGACCGGGAGGAATTACTCGATCTCCGGACAGAGATCATCGAGGAACAAGAAGCGGAGATCGATCTCATGTGTGAATTGCTCGACGATGCCGACGTCGCCGGTTGTGACGAGGTAGGAAGCATGATGCCCCACGAGATGGGGGAGATGATGCACAGCGACGGAATGGGGGATGGAATGAACGACGGCGATGACGAGATGCACGACGACATGGATGATGGCATGCACGACGACGATGAGATGGGCGACGGAATGGGTCCCGACGAGATGGAGGAGATGATGCCACGAGAACACATGATGACCCACGACGACGGGCGAGAACTCCGCCGCGCCGAAAACGAGGAGTTCGATTGCCTGTTCGCCGAACACATGATTCGCCACCACGAAGGTGCCGTCGCAATGTCCGAACACGTCATGGACGAAGGTGAATCCGAGCGCATTGCTGGTCTGGCAGAGGATATTATCGATGGCCAGCAAGCAGAAATCAACCTAATGGAGGAGTGGCAAAACGAGTGGGGCTGTTGA
- a CDS encoding recombinase family protein: MTDGQKPLVADGYTRLSQDSDRSIPRQKEKIREYINKLNNRDDHPPVVLNRIFDDGRWSSGFSTADRGEYGQIVERIKNSEADLIVADGKRRFARDFDDTMDLILSCRSTGVELHDTATGALDLDDPMNVAIELLQAATEHKAMRRYIEKSIEETNRRTDAGYYHGEPPAALRFDENKQFLVADERKIDDVLRVYELRDAGETYRSIAEEVPWSPPTIGKLINRREQYEAVADGAKLGFELTIVGPEIT; the protein is encoded by the coding sequence ATGACTGACGGGCAGAAACCACTAGTCGCAGACGGGTACACTCGACTGTCCCAGGACAGCGACCGCAGCATTCCACGTCAGAAAGAAAAGATTCGAGAGTACATCAACAAGCTGAACAACCGTGACGACCACCCGCCAGTCGTTCTGAACAGGATTTTCGATGATGGTCGATGGTCCAGCGGATTCAGCACCGCTGATCGAGGCGAATACGGACAAATTGTTGAACGAATCAAAAACAGCGAAGCAGATTTGATCGTTGCCGACGGAAAGCGCCGGTTTGCACGCGACTTTGACGACACAATGGATCTGATCCTGTCGTGTCGCAGCACTGGTGTGGAACTTCACGACACGGCAACCGGCGCGTTAGATCTTGACGATCCGATGAACGTTGCTATCGAACTCTTACAGGCAGCGACCGAACACAAAGCGATGCGACGGTACATCGAGAAAAGCATCGAAGAAACCAATCGTCGCACAGATGCCGGATACTATCACGGGGAGCCTCCAGCCGCACTTAGGTTCGATGAGAACAAGCAGTTTCTCGTTGCGGATGAGAGGAAGATTGACGATGTCCTCCGCGTCTACGAGTTACGAGACGCAGGCGAAACGTACCGATCGATTGCTGAAGAGGTCCCGTGGAGTCCGCCGACTATCGGTAAACTCATCAATCGACGTGAGCAGTACGAGGCAGTTGCGGATGGGGCAAAACTCGGGTTTGAGTTGACCATCGTTGGGCCAGAGATCACATGA
- a CDS encoding recombinase family protein codes for MSETVAAYVRSSTEGQTVRHQRDDIRDWGNREDINSDSIDWYVDFAQSGADPGREQFEDLINSMHAGAYDVVAVWEISRLARLGSTYQQFFEVAEESETIVQSQTDGSMKSVPVGAGN; via the coding sequence ATGAGTGAGACTGTCGCTGCATACGTCCGGTCAAGCACCGAAGGGCAGACAGTCCGACACCAGCGGGACGACATCCGTGACTGGGGCAATCGTGAGGACATCAACTCCGACAGCATCGATTGGTACGTAGACTTTGCACAGTCAGGCGCTGATCCTGGGCGCGAGCAATTCGAGGACCTCATCAATTCGATGCACGCCGGCGCTTACGACGTCGTCGCAGTGTGGGAAATTAGCCGGTTAGCGCGACTTGGAAGCACCTACCAACAGTTTTTCGAGGTGGCAGAGGAGTCAGAGACGATCGTCCAATCGCAGACGGATGGGTCGATGAAGTCCGTCCCGGTGGGAGCGGGAAACTAA
- a CDS encoding AAA family ATPase has protein sequence MELRNASVHCYRRFADPSNIRLNENLIAVVGTNEAGKSSFLDALEELNSDEPISEYDATRHKDCQPELSVTFKLDEDDQAKLSSIEGAENISEWTLTKDADGDLTVALDTTLPHNLEPRRNAIKSLENIEGIELLDDRGGRKKRKRRSSRIKKLQEVFRSDEDYLGDDTIETISKLGSDLVEVIKQSDESTEHDNEIIKVGQELKKLAEHEKQCPPHRARELLKQERPQFISFTEEDRQLKNQYDLEKHSGNYPDALENLAELADLDLDELLEAAENGDRPRVYTLTTDATRKLESEFSKSWVQKEVVPVIDIDDTVLHLHTQTQDEHRHSPIEDRSDGLRWFIALLAFLNTKDAGEDPVLLVDEAEQHLSYDAQASLIEVLESQDLANTVIYTTHSAGCLPSDLGRGIRPIIPDEDEEKSNIKNGFWREGEGFSPLMMAMGLSSFAFTVSRNVLIGEGPCECILLPSLIRGATGRTELKYQVAPGLSTADSDDLGDLLSESGRTAFIVDGDEAGNEYEEGLIGRGVDEEQIFSYNAGRDEPLVLEDLVDLEVYVEAVNEELGYWQSDSFHDIGEVLTPDNLPDHGRDNAVQEWCEEQGYAPVQKTTLAQRLADKAGSGEDIVNPARCEILVEIDRQAREYFDIE, from the coding sequence ATGGAACTTAGGAACGCCAGCGTTCACTGCTACAGGCGTTTCGCCGACCCATCCAATATCCGGCTAAACGAGAATCTCATTGCTGTGGTTGGCACAAATGAAGCAGGAAAAAGCTCTTTCCTCGATGCATTGGAAGAACTCAACAGCGACGAACCAATTTCAGAATACGATGCTACAAGGCACAAAGACTGCCAACCCGAACTCTCCGTTACGTTCAAACTTGATGAAGATGATCAAGCAAAACTCAGCAGTATTGAGGGAGCTGAGAACATTTCAGAGTGGACTCTCACAAAGGATGCAGATGGCGATCTAACCGTTGCTCTAGATACCACTCTACCTCACAACCTAGAGCCACGACGAAATGCAATAAAATCCTTAGAGAACATAGAAGGCATTGAACTGCTGGACGATAGAGGAGGGAGGAAGAAGAGAAAAAGAAGGTCAAGTAGGATAAAGAAGTTGCAAGAAGTGTTCAGGAGCGATGAAGACTATCTCGGGGACGACACGATAGAGACAATTTCTAAACTCGGATCAGACCTTGTCGAGGTAATCAAGCAATCAGACGAGAGCACAGAACACGATAATGAGATTATCAAAGTAGGACAAGAACTGAAGAAATTGGCAGAACATGAAAAGCAATGTCCTCCTCACCGTGCCAGAGAACTCTTGAAACAGGAAAGACCGCAATTCATCTCTTTTACCGAAGAGGACCGGCAATTGAAAAACCAGTACGACTTGGAAAAGCACAGCGGTAACTACCCAGATGCTTTAGAGAACCTGGCTGAATTAGCAGATCTTGATCTTGACGAATTGCTTGAAGCTGCGGAAAACGGTGATAGACCTCGTGTGTATACACTCACAACCGATGCAACTCGGAAGCTGGAATCTGAATTCTCTAAGTCATGGGTTCAAAAAGAGGTAGTTCCTGTAATAGATATTGACGACACAGTTCTGCACCTACATACTCAAACGCAAGATGAGCATCGGCATTCGCCAATTGAAGATCGGAGCGATGGGTTACGTTGGTTTATTGCGTTGTTGGCGTTTCTCAATACCAAGGATGCAGGTGAAGATCCGGTTCTTCTTGTTGATGAGGCTGAGCAACATCTGAGCTATGACGCTCAGGCAAGCCTTATTGAGGTTCTTGAATCGCAGGATCTTGCTAACACAGTGATCTATACTACGCATTCCGCAGGATGTCTTCCTTCCGATCTGGGTAGGGGGATTCGCCCCATTATCCCTGATGAGGATGAAGAAAAGAGCAATATCAAAAACGGGTTTTGGAGGGAAGGAGAGGGATTCTCTCCTCTGATGATGGCAATGGGGTTAAGTTCGTTTGCGTTCACAGTTTCTCGGAACGTGCTGATTGGGGAAGGCCCGTGTGAGTGTATCTTGCTTCCGTCGCTGATTAGAGGTGCTACAGGACGAACTGAATTAAAGTATCAAGTTGCGCCTGGTTTGTCTACAGCTGATTCGGATGATCTGGGCGACTTGTTATCTGAGAGCGGGCGTACCGCGTTTATTGTCGATGGAGATGAGGCAGGGAACGAGTATGAAGAGGGATTGATTGGACGTGGAGTGGATGAGGAACAGATATTTTCTTATAATGCTGGCCGGGATGAGCCGTTAGTTTTGGAGGATTTAGTTGATTTAGAAGTATATGTTGAGGCTGTTAATGAGGAGCTGGGGTACTGGCAGTCTGACAGCTTTCATGATATTGGTGAGGTGCTTACTCCTGACAATTTGCCGGATCATGGTCGGGATAATGCGGTGCAGGAATGGTGTGAAGAACAGGGGTATGCGCCTGTTCAAAAGACCACTCTTGCTCAGAGGCTTGCTGATAAAGCAGGGAGTGGTGAAGACATCGTGAACCCAGCTCGATGTGAGATATTGGTCGAAATTGATCGGCAGGCAAGAGAGTACTTCGACATAGAGTAG
- a CDS encoding DUF1998 domain-containing protein, translating to MTDNMRRGKMQVMYNFPPGATFSNPKHNLIEKAAKMTGDQMEIASEREMINHVHAKLDNWSGGVEGALSPPASDRWAIIDPSNVYATIFPRVFECMDCGKVHDYSDERIKGLEQSGLSCQQQGCDGALTQIHHVGVCPSCSDLSSIFVPGCDEHGYSYVKLDDRADRYQDFKWRCGACQGAIISDNFQTFCECGERMDVTVHSSSKAMNIHDVTRVDLGDRNIYQSNIRTEEEIDPIVIGAYLGEFDHPETSLKEMVQKDGMSNIDFDEIDTDDPEVIKHTKQALGQIGGDQDPELVREMVQAKVGDVEPSDNMRRYIQLREIMEQESARETATPRETQLMDQMGIIDIGVTSEFPLLKAVYGYHRTYDDEEEGGSTPAVRTFPPVQVEDGDWRTPIYTTRSKTEAAIVQLDPRQVGHWLAESGYPIEDTQNMDLSEARATLYGEMEAIEPYSTDVNDDSQYNEITLAVHRLLHTISHLLIQRAAVHSGIDETSFAEYLFTEGLATAIYANNTQNYTAGGLFTLIDRNLDDWLLSTLTQGEGCMYDSTCADIRGGACHACLHMSEIGCQHFNKNLSRIALYGDRIASDVSDGFWKLTGGLGGKST from the coding sequence ATGACAGACAATATGCGTCGCGGGAAGATGCAAGTGATGTACAACTTCCCGCCAGGAGCGACCTTCTCCAATCCAAAACATAATCTCATTGAGAAGGCGGCGAAGATGACTGGCGACCAGATGGAAATCGCCAGTGAACGGGAGATGATCAACCATGTTCATGCCAAACTTGACAACTGGAGTGGCGGTGTTGAGGGTGCCTTATCGCCGCCAGCATCCGATCGGTGGGCAATCATCGATCCATCGAACGTGTACGCGACAATTTTCCCGCGCGTCTTCGAATGTATGGACTGCGGAAAAGTCCACGATTACAGTGATGAACGTATCAAAGGGCTTGAGCAGAGTGGATTGAGTTGTCAACAGCAGGGGTGTGATGGGGCTCTCACACAGATCCACCACGTTGGTGTTTGCCCCTCCTGTTCAGATCTTAGCTCCATCTTTGTTCCGGGATGTGACGAGCACGGTTACTCGTACGTGAAGCTAGATGACCGTGCAGACCGGTATCAGGATTTCAAGTGGCGGTGCGGTGCCTGCCAAGGAGCGATCATCAGCGATAATTTCCAGACGTTCTGTGAATGTGGTGAACGGATGGACGTAACGGTTCATTCGTCGTCAAAGGCAATGAATATCCACGACGTCACTCGGGTTGACCTCGGTGATCGGAACATCTATCAGAGTAATATCCGGACCGAAGAAGAGATTGACCCGATTGTCATTGGTGCCTACCTTGGCGAGTTCGATCACCCCGAGACGAGCCTGAAGGAGATGGTGCAGAAGGACGGAATGTCGAATATCGACTTCGACGAGATCGATACCGACGACCCTGAGGTAATTAAACATACCAAGCAGGCCCTTGGACAGATCGGTGGTGATCAAGACCCTGAGCTGGTTCGTGAGATGGTTCAGGCGAAAGTCGGCGATGTTGAGCCGTCTGACAACATGCGGCGGTACATCCAGCTGAGGGAGATTATGGAACAGGAAAGCGCCCGGGAAACTGCAACTCCCCGAGAAACCCAGCTCATGGATCAGATGGGGATCATTGATATTGGAGTCACCTCCGAGTTCCCGCTGCTTAAAGCAGTATACGGCTATCATCGCACCTATGACGACGAAGAAGAAGGCGGTTCAACACCTGCTGTGCGGACGTTTCCGCCAGTACAAGTTGAAGATGGAGACTGGCGCACGCCGATTTATACAACTCGGTCGAAGACAGAAGCCGCAATCGTCCAACTGGATCCTCGCCAAGTTGGCCACTGGCTCGCTGAGAGTGGATATCCCATCGAAGACACGCAAAATATGGACCTTTCGGAGGCACGGGCGACACTGTACGGAGAAATGGAAGCCATAGAACCGTACTCAACCGATGTTAATGACGACAGTCAGTATAACGAAATCACCCTCGCTGTGCATCGCTTACTGCATACTATCTCCCACCTGCTCATCCAGCGAGCTGCTGTCCATTCCGGGATTGACGAAACCTCATTCGCGGAATACCTGTTCACGGAAGGTCTCGCTACAGCAATCTACGCAAATAATACGCAGAACTATACGGCAGGCGGTCTCTTCACCTTGATTGATAGGAACCTCGACGACTGGTTGCTTAGCACACTGACGCAAGGAGAAGGTTGTATGTACGACTCCACGTGCGCCGATATTCGGGGTGGTGCTTGTCACGCCTGCCTCCACATGTCTGAAATTGGCTGTCAGCACTTCAATAAAAACCTCTCCCGGATCGCTCTCTACGGTGATCGGATCGCATCTGATGTGTCCGACGGGTTCTGGAAACTAACTGGTGGACTTGGCGGAAAAAGCACCTAA
- a CDS encoding universal stress protein: MYDRLLLPTDMSPGIDQAIDHAIDAAQRYDAELHVLYVVDAEAYSSYPGDEYVHEFEGLESALEQAGRDAVEDLTERAETSNVETNSIIRHGVPHEEILQYMDEADIGLTVVGSKNRSGEYRRLLGSVAERVANMAERPVTIVKTPVEE, from the coding sequence ATGTACGATCGACTGCTGTTGCCGACAGACATGAGCCCAGGTATTGATCAAGCAATCGACCATGCGATTGATGCCGCACAACGATACGATGCCGAGTTACACGTTCTCTATGTTGTTGATGCTGAAGCGTATAGCTCGTACCCTGGAGACGAGTACGTCCACGAATTTGAAGGATTAGAGAGCGCACTCGAACAGGCAGGTCGAGACGCAGTTGAAGATCTCACTGAGCGCGCAGAAACGTCGAATGTCGAAACGAACTCCATTATTCGACACGGCGTTCCTCACGAAGAGATCCTACAGTACATGGATGAAGCCGACATCGGACTCACTGTCGTCGGGTCGAAAAATCGATCCGGTGAATACAGACGATTGCTTGGCAGCGTTGCTGAGCGTGTTGCCAATATGGCAGAACGTCCAGTTACTATTGTGAAAACGCCAGTCGAGGAGTAA
- a CDS encoding DNA cytosine methyltransferase, producing the protein MADSWEDIDTPEIPSCLLDSSDTEFSLHQEFILRHVDFLIDVLTAEQYHHNWHHPAGCPTATPETQCRKRKSDQQFPCRYESLTESTSEAICTCEDSLTGSDDPLDTVAAVAIAPDDQPPSRRYFNREYRRIIANLRDQIGVWDKIAELDEDELEAALLKATNRPSISDTRITRLQKLVDVVADDDHTDGVTLRGLGGLRYSSFADLLAEFPGISKSDAWWLMLVAFDKPVWPSDPFVDGLLCSLGLLSPDELRDDTERRERLEEELARRQIPQLHRAVAGHAVKGGIDSCGDDCEIQKFLLTHRLRRQKQENSGPIVVDLFSGAGGLSLGFVRNDWTVELAIDNDRHATDTYRLNHPEIPHEKIVCGDIRTELEEGLLERIDREPDVIAGGPPCQSLSQAGYRARLADDSEYNILEDDRTELYEEYVTAVERLRPKALVMENVEGMANEIGDTGVRVADLVIDALNSIGADGHGYTCHYRLLDCADYGIPQHRERIFIFGVRDDLVGENDDSIIEALFEQISEVGPTDEVTLKQALSGLPKLRRGEGGRVVPDSVRGTRSEYVEEHELSTGTELCYNHQAREHPMEKDQTLFDEALEPGDTGWDVKYRKDGKYAELIEYDVGTEEDPRFKDKYRMLEWTEPAPTVVAHLAKDANNFVLPDYYEYAPNVTGEPDNRRNRGITPREAARLQSFPDDYVFLGPFTHWFRQIGNAVPPLMGWRIADVLQQQLNSEPPAVFSCRSPQQASTDD; encoded by the coding sequence ATGGCCGATTCGTGGGAGGATATAGATACGCCGGAAATCCCTTCATGTCTGCTGGATTCATCAGATACTGAGTTCTCGTTACACCAGGAGTTCATCCTCCGCCATGTGGATTTTCTCATTGATGTGCTTACTGCTGAACAGTACCACCACAACTGGCACCATCCAGCCGGTTGTCCAACGGCGACCCCGGAAACCCAATGTCGGAAGCGAAAATCCGATCAGCAATTTCCCTGTCGCTATGAGTCGCTCACCGAGAGTACCTCAGAAGCAATCTGTACCTGCGAAGATTCGCTCACGGGGAGTGATGATCCGTTAGATACCGTCGCAGCTGTTGCTATTGCACCAGACGATCAGCCGCCGTCGCGGCGGTATTTTAACCGTGAATATCGACGGATAATTGCTAACTTACGGGATCAAATCGGAGTCTGGGATAAGATCGCCGAATTAGACGAGGACGAACTAGAGGCTGCACTTCTTAAGGCAACAAATCGACCAAGTATTAGTGATACTCGTATCACACGCCTGCAGAAGCTTGTTGACGTAGTAGCTGACGACGACCATACCGACGGTGTAACTCTTCGTGGACTTGGCGGATTGCGGTATTCGAGTTTCGCCGATCTGCTCGCCGAGTTCCCCGGGATATCAAAATCGGATGCATGGTGGTTGATGCTTGTCGCGTTCGATAAACCCGTTTGGCCAAGCGATCCATTCGTTGACGGGCTCCTGTGCTCACTAGGGCTTCTATCACCAGATGAGTTGAGAGACGATACTGAACGCAGGGAAAGACTTGAAGAAGAACTTGCTCGACGTCAGATTCCGCAGTTACATCGAGCAGTCGCAGGACATGCAGTCAAAGGGGGAATTGACTCATGTGGCGACGACTGCGAAATTCAAAAATTCCTTCTCACCCACCGTCTACGGAGGCAGAAACAAGAGAATTCGGGCCCCATCGTAGTGGATCTCTTCTCCGGTGCTGGAGGTCTATCACTTGGATTTGTACGTAACGATTGGACCGTTGAGTTAGCTATCGATAACGACAGGCATGCTACAGACACCTACCGTCTCAATCATCCTGAGATCCCCCACGAAAAAATCGTGTGTGGAGATATTCGAACAGAGCTTGAGGAAGGACTCCTTGAACGAATTGACCGGGAACCTGATGTCATCGCCGGTGGACCACCTTGCCAGTCACTTTCACAGGCAGGGTATCGAGCGAGATTGGCGGATGATAGCGAGTATAACATCTTGGAGGATGATCGGACCGAGCTCTACGAAGAGTACGTGACTGCTGTTGAGCGATTACGCCCCAAGGCACTGGTGATGGAGAACGTAGAGGGTATGGCAAACGAGATTGGAGACACTGGAGTTCGTGTTGCCGATCTCGTGATTGACGCGCTCAACTCCATCGGTGCTGATGGGCACGGCTACACCTGCCATTACAGACTTCTTGACTGTGCTGATTATGGAATCCCCCAACACCGGGAACGCATCTTCATTTTCGGGGTGCGGGATGACCTTGTGGGAGAAAATGACGATTCTATCATTGAGGCCCTGTTCGAGCAGATTTCAGAAGTGGGGCCGACCGACGAAGTCACTCTGAAACAGGCGTTGTCCGGCTTGCCGAAACTCCGTCGAGGAGAGGGTGGACGAGTGGTTCCCGACAGCGTCCGTGGTACCCGGAGTGAGTATGTTGAAGAACACGAGCTGAGTACGGGGACCGAGTTATGTTATAATCATCAAGCGCGGGAACACCCGATGGAAAAAGACCAGACGCTGTTCGACGAAGCATTAGAACCGGGAGACACCGGTTGGGACGTGAAATATAGGAAAGATGGAAAATACGCCGAGTTGATCGAGTATGACGTTGGGACTGAGGAGGACCCTCGATTCAAGGATAAATACCGAATGCTGGAGTGGACTGAGCCAGCACCGACAGTTGTCGCGCATCTCGCCAAAGACGCGAACAATTTCGTCCTTCCGGATTACTATGAGTACGCTCCAAATGTAACCGGAGAACCAGATAATCGACGGAATAGAGGAATAACTCCCCGTGAAGCGGCACGTCTCCAATCCTTCCCCGATGATTACGTCTTCTTGGGACCATTCACTCACTGGTTCCGTCAAATTGGGAATGCAGTGCCACCATTGATGGGGTGGCGAATTGCTGATGTCCTTCAGCAGCAACTCAATTCGGAACCGCCAGCTGTGTTCTCCTGTCGCTCCCCACAACAGGCCAGTACCGACGACTAG
- a CDS encoding AbrB/MazE/SpoVT family DNA-binding domain-containing protein, producing the protein MPRTKVQVTESEVTDRDGNTRETKQYRVTIPKDTAEFFSLEQGDELEWEMGRARNKMEVTVHRNDD; encoded by the coding sequence ATGCCCAGAACGAAGGTCCAAGTCACCGAATCCGAGGTTACTGACCGGGACGGCAATACGCGCGAAACCAAACAGTATCGAGTCACCATCCCGAAAGACACTGCCGAGTTCTTCAGCTTAGAACAAGGCGACGAACTCGAATGGGAGATGGGACGAGCGCGAAACAAGATGGAAGTCACCGTTCACCGCAACGATGACTGA
- a CDS encoding HhH-GPD family protein produces the protein MELDFPYGKTEITVEEYEGQIDAEEIADHLAEGTTGDPAPRVESFIYTMPQFLDWLDSSGRDYPWRHTTDPWRVYATEILLQRTRADAVANIYEGFFDRFPSPNALMKSNDEMIYTQIKSLGFGNQRTRSLKEAAELCVTQYDGTVPADLDALQQPWRVGPYSARACLLFAFNQPISLVDSNIARIIERVFGYQMPNQPHKKDSVYELVDTLIPDTPELARSITFAFLDLGALICTEPHPKCNECPLNSCCLFTEPL, from the coding sequence ATGGAACTTGACTTCCCATACGGAAAAACCGAAATAACCGTAGAAGAGTACGAGGGCCAGATTGACGCAGAGGAAATTGCTGACCACCTTGCAGAGGGAACTACCGGTGATCCTGCACCCCGTGTTGAATCATTTATTTACACTATGCCCCAGTTCCTCGACTGGCTTGACAGCTCTGGGCGAGATTATCCATGGCGGCATACAACCGACCCTTGGCGTGTCTACGCGACAGAAATTCTTCTCCAACGCACACGTGCAGATGCCGTTGCAAACATCTATGAGGGGTTCTTCGATCGCTTCCCGTCTCCAAATGCACTTATGAAATCAAACGACGAAATGATTTATACGCAAATCAAGTCTCTCGGATTTGGAAACCAGCGAACTCGGAGTCTGAAGGAGGCAGCAGAACTCTGTGTAACTCAATATGATGGAACGGTTCCAGCCGATCTTGATGCATTACAACAACCATGGCGAGTCGGGCCATATTCCGCACGAGCCTGCCTGCTATTTGCGTTTAATCAACCCATCTCACTTGTTGACTCGAATATTGCCCGGATTATTGAGCGGGTTTTCGGGTATCAAATGCCGAACCAGCCGCACAAGAAGGACTCCGTCTATGAACTTGTAGATACACTCATCCCGGACACTCCAGAGCTGGCTCGCTCGATCACTTTCGCATTTCTTGACCTTGGAGCACTCATCTGTACCGAACCTCATCCGAAGTGTAATGAGTGCCCGTTAAACTCGTGCTGTCTCTTTACTGAGCCACTGTAA